TATGTACACGCACACGTGACATAGTTGTGATGCCAAAAACAAACCAAGGTACATATTCGCGTGACCATGGTCAAACAATCTTAGTAAATAAAATGCCTTAATTAAACACTCGTAGAAATGCTTTAGGCGCGGATTTTAAACTACTATCATGATTGCGTACATGTCCGCGTGACGTGATCCCGATATTTAAATAAattcaaggtacgcgttcgcaCGACTTTGACCAaacttctttttaaaaaataaaccACGTGTTATGGATTATggacacgtacgcgtgacatgttTTTTGACACACCAAACTAAACGGGGGTACGTGCACGTAACTCGTCTTAAGATAATTCTTTAAATAAGAATAATCGAGTAATTAAAAGcggtatagggtaaaatatagaTAGGTCCTAAAATGAGTAATTATCTAAAATGAGCAAAGTATAAATcattaagcgaccgtgctaaaactacgaaactcgggagtacctaacaccttctcccgggttaacagaattccctATTCGGTCTTTTAGTTGCGCAGACTTTTAACGAAGTcaaaatttcctcgatttggaatTTAAAAATAAATGGTGACTCGGAACACCGTAAATAATTTTGAGCGGCGActatgaataaataaataatcccaaaACTCCCTTATCCCCACCCTATCgaaaaaaaaggaggtgtgacagtttTAGCGACTTTGCTGGGgaccgaacccagaatctctagtTCAGGGTTAaagaattcgagcttgttatTGTGATTTTtacttggctttattgatttTTGATATTACTGTATTTTGTGGGCCCAGTGTGCTAATTGTCGCTCATTTACcgctttaatattatttgaactatattaaaTTGTCTTCTTATGCCTCCCTTATGAGTCTTCTAAAAATATGGTGCACACGtacgcgtggcccacttttctgttagaggtcataccaaatagaacaAGGATGGATCAGccactaggccgggtagactttcgtgctctcGGTACGTCGCTCacacctcggctcgagttgtccgctcgggtaagccaggtctagaacacaTCCTCaggtttaaacctagaataacaaagcctcatgccggatccctagtaggaacaattatttgcatcacgtgcatttgacttaccGGATCCCTTATGTGTTGACCggttaaaaaaaaaataacagaaAAACAAAGAGTGAGGTAGAATAGAAAATTCACCCTGGTTTGAAAATCCCTGTATTTAAAAATGCCTCAAAACTCTGCcaaaagttttgaaaaaaaaaagagaaagaaaaagaaaatgtatTTCAAAAATGAAAGTGAGTCAATATCATGCTTTTTTCAATTATGTcaaaactgaccgaactacgcgggttttattctcaccggatgtgagatacgtaggcaaacctcatcggtaccgaccccaatttttccaaacaaataaataaagtatGTTCATGGGTCAAAAATGAAACCGACCCAACTTCGGTTAAATCTTGCGTCGTTCTTGCCGGAATAGCCTTGGAACACCTTACATTGTGGAAGGGCTATTTTCGCTAAGAACGGACATGTCTGTCAATAAATCATCACTTTTCCCAGAAAAGTGCCTTACTTCGGCCTCAAAACTTTATTCAAAAGTAAGAAGGGGCCACTATTGCAAAAATGACCGTTCTGGTCGATGTTGCACAAATAGCCATCCTTTAGgtgatttttctttaaaaaattaaaaatcgattCTTGCAAAAATAGTCTGTTGGTCTTGTCTTTCAAAATTAGAGTCAACCTTTAATCCTACCCGCTCACAGGTACAAAATGAATATCGTCCAGAATCCACCGTTGAACACCGTAGAGCAAGCTCCACTACAGCTCCAAATATGGTGTTATGATTTAGACAAAGAGGGTCAAGACTGGGTAGTCGAACATCTGGGTGCTCTCACCGATATCATGAAAGTTAAGCCATGAAATGATCTAATCAAGGCTTTAGTGACCTTTTGGGATCCTGTTCGTAATGTCTTTCGCTTCTCAGACTTCGAGCTCACTCCCACCTTGGAGGAAATAGCGGGGTATACAGGTTTTGGTCGGGGTTTGAGAAATCAACAACTCATATTCCTGAGGCCCATGTCAGTGCGCCGTTTCTTTGATATCATGAAAATCAGTAAGCAAATAAGAAAGAACCGTGTGAACGAGGGCTGCTGCTCATTCTACTTCCTATACTGCCAGTATGGGCATCCAGAGGGATTTGAAACGCATGAAAAAGTTTTGAACAACAAAcaaagcaaagatacttggaaAGTTCACCATCATTTTGCCTTCATAATGGCATGTCTGGGTGTCATGGTCTTCCCAAATGAAAAGGGGACAGTTGATATACGTATGGCTAGAATTGCATAATTCCTAACTGACAAGGAAGATCACACACTCGCTCCACTAATATTGTCGGATATCTATCAGACATTGACGCAGTGTAAGTCGGGGTCTTCGAAGGTTGCAAAATTCTTCTACAAATGTGGTTAATTGAACATCGTCGCCATCATACAAAATTTATGAACTACGGTCCAAGCAAGAGCAACTTCATTGAAAGCTATAAAGAAAGAGTGAAAGACTACAACTCCCCGGAAGGGGTTGAAGCTTGGATCGCCCACTTGAGAGCTTTAAAGGCAAATCAGATTGAGTGAACTTTAGGATGGCTCCCGGTGAGGGAAGTTATATATATGTCAGCCATAGAGAATTATTTGCTATTGATGGGCTTGAGAAGTGTCCAACCATATGCACCCCAAAGGGTTCTGAGGCAATTGGGAAGGTATCAAGTAGTGCCTGAGGATGAAGACTTGAGTGTCCAAGTTATTGAGCTACATCCCGAAGCCCCACTTCCCGAAGCTTTAATTCAACAAATCTGGAATGGGTGCCGATACTTAAAAGAGGACACCCAAGTACCTGATCTTGCCAAAGGTGAAGTAGATCCGGGCTATGCCGCATGGTTCGAAAAAAGGAATTGTATTGATGAGGAACCGGAGCCCGAGCTAGAAAGGCCCGCCAAGAGGCCTCATGTTCAAGCTTTTGATGAAAAGATCCAAGAACGGTTTGCCTggggagaaaaagaaaagaaatatcaAGCCATTATCCATGCCTTGGAGGAAACATTGAGAAACCTCGCATTTGTCAATGATTTGCAGGCGCATGTAGCTGAAGGTGAAAAGAGAAATTTAACCCGAGAGAACGAGGCGCTCCGAGCCCAACTCCAGAATATGAGGATAGCCGCTGAAACGCCTGTAAGAAGCGAGAGAGATGAAAAGATCATCAACAACTTAAGAATGAAGGTCCATGACTATGCAACTGACTTGATTAAAACCGAAAAGGATTTGCTAGATGATCAAACAAAACTAGCTAAGGGAGCAGAAGAACAGGCCTACCATTTGAGACAGAAATATGGAAAAGAAATaacaattctaaaggaaaagctatttgcCCTTGTGAATGAGATGGTCCAGCAAACTAAAGATTTCAAAACAGAAAAAGAGCATTGTTACGCACTAATATGCCAACTAGAAGAAAGCGTGCAACAGCTACATGACCAAAACAACACAAGTGCACAAGTGTTGGAAGACCGGGCATAGCAGATTGGGCGTCTGCTTCAAGAGAAAGGAGTCATCAGAACTAGGATCAAGGAAATAGCTGACTATGTCGTGATGAAATGTCACGAGTGTGAAGACATGACTAGGTCCATGTTTTTTGCTTCTATGATGGCCTTCATCCTCCAAGTAATAGATGACTTGAACCGTCTTCAAGAAGACATTGCGCGAAGGTCCGCGCAAATACCAGCTAATGCCCCACAGGCTCCAAGAAGACCAGTAGAAGCTCTCATGTACTTTTGATTAACCAGTTTTCGAGTCTgtactttactgctttctagagtTTTAAATTGTTTTGTCATTTGTTTTGAGTCTGTATTGTTGTCACTACTTTAATTCCCTGTAATGAAAAACCCAAAAAAGAGATATCCTTTATTAATGAAATGAAAAAATGCACTTTGTTACTTTATATCTATCCCctaaactacgtaatgatctgatttatgcggcgtcatgatacgtaggcaatccacgTAGAATTCGATCATAACTCTAAAAGAAAGTAATTAAGAAAGCAAAAGAGAGAGACAATAAAGCTGGGATGAAACACACAGCCGTTGTAAAACATCTTAGCAAAACGTTTAACTGtttaggtgcattgcatccccaatatgcgattCCCTATGTGTTAAATGTCTCAAATCAACCGGTTTATTATGTGTGCTTTAAAAGAACAGGTTCTATTtttaggtggttggttttgtggtggTAATCTGGCTTCACACCCTTATTTCACGAGATCTAAAGGAACTATCGCCATGGCCTTAGAGAGTCATCTACCTATCGTTGAGCCTGAAGATAGCCCTGCATCAGTTATCCCACAGCCTGAGTCAGCAACTGCTGAGGAGAATAGGCGGTTAAGATTCTGCATGCTAGAAATGTGGGATACATGGTCCAATGGCAGGGAGCCACCCAGTACTATCCCTGGTTTCCCCGAGTTGATCCCAAGGACGGGAGGAACTGCCAATATCTCTATCTTAGTAGCCAACCCATTCATGCCATTTGGGTTCTCCACCATGTCAACAAACTTTACTAGAATGCCTTCTGAGGTTCGTCCCCAGGCACCATCTTCAGGAATACCATCTACCGTGTTCACAGCACCACCAGCTTCTAGTATGGCACAACCAACACTGCCTCGACAAAGCTTTGAACCATCCACCTTCACTTTCCAAGATCCTCAGTTCCAATTGGACACTGCTCGGGTTACCCCAAATTCCTATCCTCAACACCCACAATCTGAATCTCCCGTAAAATAGTAGAGAGTCTTGAGGAATCCTGAACAAGAGGAGATAACACGAAAAATGAAAAACATTGAGCAAAGCCTCAAGAATATCCAAGGCCTGAGTGGCCAAAAGAGCATGTCATATGCTGATCTGTGCATGTTCCCTCAAGTGCATTTACCTGTGGGTTTTAAGACGCCAAAGTTTGAAAGATATGACGGGCATGGAGACCCGATTGCTCACTTAAAGCGATATTGTAACCAGCTGAGGGGTGTTGGTGGAAAAGAGGAGCTGTTAATGGCCTACTTCGGAGAGAGCCTCACCGGAATTGCTTCTAAATGGTATATAGACAAAGATATCTCCCATTGGCACATATGGGATGACCTGGCCCGCAATTTTGTAAGGAAATTCCAATACAATGTGGATATAGCTCCGGACAGAAATTCTTTGTCCAACCTCAAAAAGAAATCCTCGGAAAACTTCCGGGAATACGCTATTAAATGGCGAGAACAAGCGGCTAGGGTAAAACCCCCGATGGATAAGGCCGAGATGGTCAGTGTCTTCTTACAAGCCCAAGAGGCTGATTATTTCCAAAACATGATGTCTGCAATGGGCAAACCGTTCGCGGAGGCCATCAAAATTGGAGAAATGGTAGAAAGCGGCTTAAATTCATACCGCATCTTAAGTCAGTCAGCTTTAAGAGCCACTTCCCAAGCCATTGAGAGCAGCTCGGGAGGTTTAGCAAGccgaaagaaaaaagaagagggagccatgatggcttcgagcTTAAGAAACTCTCGGCGACCCCAGGATTATTCTGGTCCACCTTCCAGGGCCCCGCAGCATTATTACCCCCACTAGGATGCAGCCTATGCTATGGCCCCTCATCCTTATGCAGTAATGAACGCTCAACTGTACACCCAGCCACAACAATATTACAATCAGAACAGAGCTCCAACTCCAAGAAACAACCCTCCTCACCAAGCCCTGTATAATCCCCGTCCACCACAAGATAATTACCAATATAACACCCATCCCCGTGAACCACCCAGAAAAGCTGACTTCACACCCATTGGTGAGTCGTACTCCAGCCTCTTCCCAAAATTAGTCCAAATGGGCCTGTTGCAGCCTGTACCTCCGAACAGAAAGAACCCAGAATCTCCGTCCTACAGGGCAGGTACCAGGTGCGCTTATCACTCCGGGGCGGAAGGGCATGACACTGAAGATTGTTGAACCCTTAAAAGAGCAGTTGAGAACCTGATTGAATAGAAGAGGGTAGTGTTAAGGAATGAGGAAGTCCCCAATGTAACCAACAACCCATTACCAGCCCACAACAACGGGCCGGTCATCGGGATGATCTGTGAAGACAAAGAATTCGACCCTGCATTAAAAGCAATTATTGCCATTGCTGATTCAGAGAAGAAACCTAAAGCATTGGCAAAACAAGTCAGGGATGAGAAAAAGATGAATTCCACtccccaaaatgaagaaaaggacGGGGAAGCAAAGACAGGGGCAGCACCTGCCAAAGAGGCCATTCTCTACGTCCCAAGAGCCCCCAGAAAGGGACAGCTCATGTTAAGCCCTCCCAAGAGATTGGAGCAGAGGAAAACCATGCCAAATCTGCCAAAAATGTATGTACCAAAAGGGACTTACGTGGCACGGAGGCCAGTCATTCCACCTAGGCTGGATGAGCCTTTGATCATTAGCCACATGCCACAAAATCCCATAAAAGACACTACTTTTGTCCCTTGGAACTACAATCAGACAATTGTCACATATAAAGGGATGGAAGTTAAGGGGGAAGTGAATGAAACGAACCAATCTTGGAAGTATCATAACCCAAAAGAATTGAACAAAACCAAGCAGAAGTGTTTCCCCCTCAGAAAGCCTGTAACTATTGAAGAAGCGGAGGAATTCTTTCGGAAGATAAAAACCTCGGAGTATGCTGTAATTGATGAACTGAGAAAGGCCCCCTCCCATGTTTCACTTTTGTCTCTACTGATAATCTCAAATGAACACCAAAAGGTGCTTCTAAAGACGCTGAATGAGGCGTATGTTCCAATTGAGACCATGGTTGAACAATTAGAAAGAATGGCAGAGCGATTGTTTGAGGTCAACCAAATCTCCTTCAGCCGAAATGACTTGCCTCCCGAAGGAGCCGCCCACAACAAGGCCCTTCACTTGACTGTCAAGTGTGAGGGATATTATGTGAAAAGGGTCATGTTGGACGGCGGGTCCAGAGTCAATATTTTCCCTCTATCAACATTGCAGAGGATGGAAATTGGGACTGAAAGGATCAGACTAAACAATGTTTGCGTGCGTGCTTTCGACGGTGTAAAGAGGGACACGATAGAGGGAGATTGACTTAATCCTAACCATTGGCCCCGTAGATTTTGAAGTAACATTCCAAGTTCTGGACATGGACACTTCCTATAACTCTCTGTTAGGAATACCATGGATCCATGCAGCGGGAGTCGTGCTCTCTACTCTCCTTTAAATGGTCAAGTTCGAACATGAGAACCAAGAAATAGTGGTCCATGGAGAAGATGAACAGTCAATCTATAG
The DNA window shown above is from Nicotiana tomentosiformis chromosome 8, ASM39032v3, whole genome shotgun sequence and carries:
- the LOC138897475 gene encoding uncharacterized protein, with amino-acid sequence MKNIEQSLKNIQGLSGQKSMSYADLCMFPQVHLPVGFKTPKFERYDGHGDPIAHLKRYCNQLRGVGGKEELLMAYFGESLTGIASKWYIDKDISHWHIWDDLARNFVRKFQYNVDIAPDRNSLSNLKKKSSENFREYAIKWREQAARVKPPMDKAEMVSVFLQAQEADYFQNMMSAMGKPFAEAIKIGEMVESGLNSYRILSQSALRATSQAIESSSGGLASRKKKEEGAMMASSLRNSRRPQDYSGPPSRAPQHYYPH